One genomic region from Oncorhynchus keta strain PuntledgeMale-10-30-2019 chromosome 33, Oket_V2, whole genome shotgun sequence encodes:
- the LOC118392310 gene encoding transcription factor EC-like isoform X5, whose amino-acid sequence MRMPHLSDCSYYKMRDGARVSNVCMEQVQSHLEGSKFHLHQAQSQQVKQYLTLGSRVAGGQGGHPHPTGQGGQLLGTIPVMRNSHLAPLSDGSTPSSPVTLLTLASNHDSEFPMDDVIDDLISLESGFNDRGLDCMDPSIIMQNNVLSSSMLDIYGGEPGMTTAPHGRMTPTSRPTMLTTVKREVTEHETRVMAKERQKKDNHNLIERRRRYNINYRIKELGTMIPKSNDPDMRWNKGTILKASVEYIKWLQKEQQHARELENRQKKMEQANRRLLLRIQELEIQARAHGLPSMATALGTVELSSHLLKQQKQQQQPLAPQSLQGLQPPLYQEELNGEYLQRTSMPAMVTGVTDQGQGVVDDSTTFSDPLSHFTDFFSSTLKEEQRLDEILMDNPLSPFGTDPLLSAGSPDASKDSSHRSSFSSDDGDDDL is encoded by the exons ATGAGAATGCCACACTTAAGTGACTGTAGTTACTACAAGATGCGAGACGGAGCCCGAGTTTCCAAT GTCTGTATGGAACAGGTCCAGAGCCACCTGGAGGGCTCTAAGTTCCACCTACACCAGGCTCAGAGTCAGCAGGTCAAGCAGTACCTGACGCTGGGTTCCAGGGTGGCTGGGGGACAGGGGGGCCACCCTCACCCCACTGGGCAGGGAGGGCAGCTCCTGGGCaccattccagtgatgaggaacagCCACCTGGCCCCCCTCAGCGATGGCAGCACCCCCAGCAGCCCTGTTACACTGCTGACCTTGGCATCGAACCATGACAGTGAG TTTCCAATGGATGACGTCATTGATGACTTGATTAGCCTGGAGTCTGGGTTCAATGACAGGGGCTTGGATTGTATGGATCCCAGCATCATAATGCAAAACAAC gTGCTCAGCAGCAGCATGCTGGACATCTATGGGGGTGAACCAGGTATGACTACAGCCCCTCATGGCCGAATGACACCCACCTCACGCCCCACTATGCTCACTACTGTAAAAAGGGAAGTGACAG AACATGAAACGAGAGTGATGGCCAAAGAACGACAGAAGAAAGACAACCACAACTTGA ttgaaAGAAGAAGAAGGTACAACATCAACTACAGAATCAAAGAACTTGGAACAATGATACCAAAGTCGAATGACCC TGATATGCGCTGGAACAAAGGCACCATTCTCAAGGCGTCGGTGGAGTACATCAAGTGGCTGCAGAAGGAGCAGCAGCACGCCAGAGAGCTGGAGAACAGGCAGAAGAAGATGGAGCAGGCCAACCGGAGGCTACTGCTCAGGATCCAG GAGTTGGAGATCCAGGCCCGTGCTCATGGCCTCCCCAGCATGGCCACTGCCCTGGGTACTGTAGagctctcctcccacctcctcaaacaacaaaaacaacagcagCAGCCCTTGGCTCCCCAGTCACTGCAGGGTCTCCAGCCACCCCTGTACCAGGAAGAACTGAACGGGGAGTACCTCCAGAGGACCTCCATGCCAGCCATGGTCACCGGGGTTACAGACCAGGGTCAGGGGGTGGTTGATGACTCCACCACTTTCTCCGACCCGCTGTCTCACTTCACAGACTTCTTCAGCTCCACGCTCAAAGAGGAGCAACGGCTAGACGAGATCCTCATGGACAACCCGCTCTCGCCTTTCGGCACCGACCCGCTTCTCTCCGCCGGCTCGCCCGACGCCTCCAAGGACTCCAGTCACAGGAGCAGCTTCAGCTCGGACGATGGCGACGATGACCTATGA
- the LOC118392310 gene encoding transcription factor EC-like isoform X1, with amino-acid sequence MRMPHLSDCSYYKMRDGARVSNVCMEQVQSHLEGSKFHLHQAQSQQVKQYLTLGSRVAGGQGGHPHPTGQGGQLLGTIPVMRNSHLAPLSDGSTPSSPVTLLTLASNHDSEFPMDDVIDDLISLESGFNDRGLDCMDPSIIMQNNVLSSSMLDIYGGEPGMTTAPHGRMTPTSRPTMLTTVKREVTEHETRVMAKERQKKDNHNLIERRRRYNINYRIKELGTMIPKSNDPLSFMSLCRSDMRWNKGTILKASVEYIKWLQKEQQHARELENRQKKMEQANRRLLLRIQELEIQARAHGLPSMATALGTVELSSHLLKQQKQQQQPLAPQSLQGLQPPLYQEELNGEYLQRTSMPAMVTGVTDQGQGVVDDSTTFSDPLSHFTDFFSSTLKEEQRLDEILMDNPLSPFGTDPLLSAGSPDASKDSSHRSSFSSDDGDDDL; translated from the exons ATGAGAATGCCACACTTAAGTGACTGTAGTTACTACAAGATGCGAGACGGAGCCCGAGTTTCCAAT GTCTGTATGGAACAGGTCCAGAGCCACCTGGAGGGCTCTAAGTTCCACCTACACCAGGCTCAGAGTCAGCAGGTCAAGCAGTACCTGACGCTGGGTTCCAGGGTGGCTGGGGGACAGGGGGGCCACCCTCACCCCACTGGGCAGGGAGGGCAGCTCCTGGGCaccattccagtgatgaggaacagCCACCTGGCCCCCCTCAGCGATGGCAGCACCCCCAGCAGCCCTGTTACACTGCTGACCTTGGCATCGAACCATGACAGTGAG TTTCCAATGGATGACGTCATTGATGACTTGATTAGCCTGGAGTCTGGGTTCAATGACAGGGGCTTGGATTGTATGGATCCCAGCATCATAATGCAAAACAAC gTGCTCAGCAGCAGCATGCTGGACATCTATGGGGGTGAACCAGGTATGACTACAGCCCCTCATGGCCGAATGACACCCACCTCACGCCCCACTATGCTCACTACTGTAAAAAGGGAAGTGACAG AACATGAAACGAGAGTGATGGCCAAAGAACGACAGAAGAAAGACAACCACAACTTGA ttgaaAGAAGAAGAAGGTACAACATCAACTACAGAATCAAAGAACTTGGAACAATGATACCAAAGTCGAATGACCC GTTATCTTTTATGTCCCTCTGCCGTAGTGATATGCGCTGGAACAAAGGCACCATTCTCAAGGCGTCGGTGGAGTACATCAAGTGGCTGCAGAAGGAGCAGCAGCACGCCAGAGAGCTGGAGAACAGGCAGAAGAAGATGGAGCAGGCCAACCGGAGGCTACTGCTCAGGATCCAG GAGTTGGAGATCCAGGCCCGTGCTCATGGCCTCCCCAGCATGGCCACTGCCCTGGGTACTGTAGagctctcctcccacctcctcaaacaacaaaaacaacagcagCAGCCCTTGGCTCCCCAGTCACTGCAGGGTCTCCAGCCACCCCTGTACCAGGAAGAACTGAACGGGGAGTACCTCCAGAGGACCTCCATGCCAGCCATGGTCACCGGGGTTACAGACCAGGGTCAGGGGGTGGTTGATGACTCCACCACTTTCTCCGACCCGCTGTCTCACTTCACAGACTTCTTCAGCTCCACGCTCAAAGAGGAGCAACGGCTAGACGAGATCCTCATGGACAACCCGCTCTCGCCTTTCGGCACCGACCCGCTTCTCTCCGCCGGCTCGCCCGACGCCTCCAAGGACTCCAGTCACAGGAGCAGCTTCAGCTCGGACGATGGCGACGATGACCTATGA
- the LOC118392310 gene encoding transcription factor EC-like isoform X4 yields MSRSCVVKVITLTEIQILPVQSHLEGSKFHLHQAQSQQVKQYLTLGSRVAGGQGGHPHPTGQGGQLLGTIPVMRNSHLAPLSDGSTPSSPVTLLTLASNHDSEFPMDDVIDDLISLESGFNDRGLDCMDPSIIMQNNVLSSSMLDIYGGEPGMTTAPHGRMTPTSRPTMLTTVKREVTEHETRVMAKERQKKDNHNLIERRRRYNINYRIKELGTMIPKSNDPLSFMSLCRSDMRWNKGTILKASVEYIKWLQKEQQHARELENRQKKMEQANRRLLLRIQELEIQARAHGLPSMATALGTVELSSHLLKQQKQQQQPLAPQSLQGLQPPLYQEELNGEYLQRTSMPAMVTGVTDQGQGVVDDSTTFSDPLSHFTDFFSSTLKEEQRLDEILMDNPLSPFGTDPLLSAGSPDASKDSSHRSSFSSDDGDDDL; encoded by the exons ATGAGTCGATCCTGTGTGGTCAAAGTGATCACTCTGACTGAGATCCAGATACTGCCG GTCCAGAGCCACCTGGAGGGCTCTAAGTTCCACCTACACCAGGCTCAGAGTCAGCAGGTCAAGCAGTACCTGACGCTGGGTTCCAGGGTGGCTGGGGGACAGGGGGGCCACCCTCACCCCACTGGGCAGGGAGGGCAGCTCCTGGGCaccattccagtgatgaggaacagCCACCTGGCCCCCCTCAGCGATGGCAGCACCCCCAGCAGCCCTGTTACACTGCTGACCTTGGCATCGAACCATGACAGTGAG TTTCCAATGGATGACGTCATTGATGACTTGATTAGCCTGGAGTCTGGGTTCAATGACAGGGGCTTGGATTGTATGGATCCCAGCATCATAATGCAAAACAAC gTGCTCAGCAGCAGCATGCTGGACATCTATGGGGGTGAACCAGGTATGACTACAGCCCCTCATGGCCGAATGACACCCACCTCACGCCCCACTATGCTCACTACTGTAAAAAGGGAAGTGACAG AACATGAAACGAGAGTGATGGCCAAAGAACGACAGAAGAAAGACAACCACAACTTGA ttgaaAGAAGAAGAAGGTACAACATCAACTACAGAATCAAAGAACTTGGAACAATGATACCAAAGTCGAATGACCC GTTATCTTTTATGTCCCTCTGCCGTAGTGATATGCGCTGGAACAAAGGCACCATTCTCAAGGCGTCGGTGGAGTACATCAAGTGGCTGCAGAAGGAGCAGCAGCACGCCAGAGAGCTGGAGAACAGGCAGAAGAAGATGGAGCAGGCCAACCGGAGGCTACTGCTCAGGATCCAG GAGTTGGAGATCCAGGCCCGTGCTCATGGCCTCCCCAGCATGGCCACTGCCCTGGGTACTGTAGagctctcctcccacctcctcaaacaacaaaaacaacagcagCAGCCCTTGGCTCCCCAGTCACTGCAGGGTCTCCAGCCACCCCTGTACCAGGAAGAACTGAACGGGGAGTACCTCCAGAGGACCTCCATGCCAGCCATGGTCACCGGGGTTACAGACCAGGGTCAGGGGGTGGTTGATGACTCCACCACTTTCTCCGACCCGCTGTCTCACTTCACAGACTTCTTCAGCTCCACGCTCAAAGAGGAGCAACGGCTAGACGAGATCCTCATGGACAACCCGCTCTCGCCTTTCGGCACCGACCCGCTTCTCTCCGCCGGCTCGCCCGACGCCTCCAAGGACTCCAGTCACAGGAGCAGCTTCAGCTCGGACGATGGCGACGATGACCTATGA
- the LOC118392310 gene encoding transcription factor EC-like isoform X6, which translates to MEQVQSHLEGSKFHLHQAQSQQVKQYLTLGSRVAGGQGGHPHPTGQGGQLLGTIPVMRNSHLAPLSDGSTPSSPVTLLTLASNHDSEFPMDDVIDDLISLESGFNDRGLDCMDPSIIMQNNVLSSSMLDIYGGEPGMTTAPHGRMTPTSRPTMLTTVKREVTEHETRVMAKERQKKDNHNLIERRRRYNINYRIKELGTMIPKSNDPLSFMSLCRSDMRWNKGTILKASVEYIKWLQKEQQHARELENRQKKMEQANRRLLLRIQELEIQARAHGLPSMATALGTVELSSHLLKQQKQQQQPLAPQSLQGLQPPLYQEELNGEYLQRTSMPAMVTGVTDQGQGVVDDSTTFSDPLSHFTDFFSSTLKEEQRLDEILMDNPLSPFGTDPLLSAGSPDASKDSSHRSSFSSDDGDDDL; encoded by the exons ATGGAACAGGTCCAGAGCCACCTGGAGGGCTCTAAGTTCCACCTACACCAGGCTCAGAGTCAGCAGGTCAAGCAGTACCTGACGCTGGGTTCCAGGGTGGCTGGGGGACAGGGGGGCCACCCTCACCCCACTGGGCAGGGAGGGCAGCTCCTGGGCaccattccagtgatgaggaacagCCACCTGGCCCCCCTCAGCGATGGCAGCACCCCCAGCAGCCCTGTTACACTGCTGACCTTGGCATCGAACCATGACAGTGAG TTTCCAATGGATGACGTCATTGATGACTTGATTAGCCTGGAGTCTGGGTTCAATGACAGGGGCTTGGATTGTATGGATCCCAGCATCATAATGCAAAACAAC gTGCTCAGCAGCAGCATGCTGGACATCTATGGGGGTGAACCAGGTATGACTACAGCCCCTCATGGCCGAATGACACCCACCTCACGCCCCACTATGCTCACTACTGTAAAAAGGGAAGTGACAG AACATGAAACGAGAGTGATGGCCAAAGAACGACAGAAGAAAGACAACCACAACTTGA ttgaaAGAAGAAGAAGGTACAACATCAACTACAGAATCAAAGAACTTGGAACAATGATACCAAAGTCGAATGACCC GTTATCTTTTATGTCCCTCTGCCGTAGTGATATGCGCTGGAACAAAGGCACCATTCTCAAGGCGTCGGTGGAGTACATCAAGTGGCTGCAGAAGGAGCAGCAGCACGCCAGAGAGCTGGAGAACAGGCAGAAGAAGATGGAGCAGGCCAACCGGAGGCTACTGCTCAGGATCCAG GAGTTGGAGATCCAGGCCCGTGCTCATGGCCTCCCCAGCATGGCCACTGCCCTGGGTACTGTAGagctctcctcccacctcctcaaacaacaaaaacaacagcagCAGCCCTTGGCTCCCCAGTCACTGCAGGGTCTCCAGCCACCCCTGTACCAGGAAGAACTGAACGGGGAGTACCTCCAGAGGACCTCCATGCCAGCCATGGTCACCGGGGTTACAGACCAGGGTCAGGGGGTGGTTGATGACTCCACCACTTTCTCCGACCCGCTGTCTCACTTCACAGACTTCTTCAGCTCCACGCTCAAAGAGGAGCAACGGCTAGACGAGATCCTCATGGACAACCCGCTCTCGCCTTTCGGCACCGACCCGCTTCTCTCCGCCGGCTCGCCCGACGCCTCCAAGGACTCCAGTCACAGGAGCAGCTTCAGCTCGGACGATGGCGACGATGACCTATGA
- the LOC118392310 gene encoding transcription factor EC-like isoform X8: MRMPHLSDCSYYKMRDGARVSNVCMEQVQSHLEGSKFHLHQAQSQQVKQYLTLGSRVAGGQGGHPHPTGQGGQLLGTIPVMRNSHLAPLSDGSTPSSPVTLLTLASNHDSEFPMDDVIDDLISLESGFNDRGLDCMDPSIIMQNNVLSSSMLDIYGGEPEHETRVMAKERQKKDNHNLIERRRRYNINYRIKELGTMIPKSNDPDMRWNKGTILKASVEYIKWLQKEQQHARELENRQKKMEQANRRLLLRIQELEIQARAHGLPSMATALGTVELSSHLLKQQKQQQQPLAPQSLQGLQPPLYQEELNGEYLQRTSMPAMVTGVTDQGQGVVDDSTTFSDPLSHFTDFFSSTLKEEQRLDEILMDNPLSPFGTDPLLSAGSPDASKDSSHRSSFSSDDGDDDL; this comes from the exons ATGAGAATGCCACACTTAAGTGACTGTAGTTACTACAAGATGCGAGACGGAGCCCGAGTTTCCAAT GTCTGTATGGAACAGGTCCAGAGCCACCTGGAGGGCTCTAAGTTCCACCTACACCAGGCTCAGAGTCAGCAGGTCAAGCAGTACCTGACGCTGGGTTCCAGGGTGGCTGGGGGACAGGGGGGCCACCCTCACCCCACTGGGCAGGGAGGGCAGCTCCTGGGCaccattccagtgatgaggaacagCCACCTGGCCCCCCTCAGCGATGGCAGCACCCCCAGCAGCCCTGTTACACTGCTGACCTTGGCATCGAACCATGACAGTGAG TTTCCAATGGATGACGTCATTGATGACTTGATTAGCCTGGAGTCTGGGTTCAATGACAGGGGCTTGGATTGTATGGATCCCAGCATCATAATGCAAAACAAC gTGCTCAGCAGCAGCATGCTGGACATCTATGGGGGTGAACCAG AACATGAAACGAGAGTGATGGCCAAAGAACGACAGAAGAAAGACAACCACAACTTGA ttgaaAGAAGAAGAAGGTACAACATCAACTACAGAATCAAAGAACTTGGAACAATGATACCAAAGTCGAATGACCC TGATATGCGCTGGAACAAAGGCACCATTCTCAAGGCGTCGGTGGAGTACATCAAGTGGCTGCAGAAGGAGCAGCAGCACGCCAGAGAGCTGGAGAACAGGCAGAAGAAGATGGAGCAGGCCAACCGGAGGCTACTGCTCAGGATCCAG GAGTTGGAGATCCAGGCCCGTGCTCATGGCCTCCCCAGCATGGCCACTGCCCTGGGTACTGTAGagctctcctcccacctcctcaaacaacaaaaacaacagcagCAGCCCTTGGCTCCCCAGTCACTGCAGGGTCTCCAGCCACCCCTGTACCAGGAAGAACTGAACGGGGAGTACCTCCAGAGGACCTCCATGCCAGCCATGGTCACCGGGGTTACAGACCAGGGTCAGGGGGTGGTTGATGACTCCACCACTTTCTCCGACCCGCTGTCTCACTTCACAGACTTCTTCAGCTCCACGCTCAAAGAGGAGCAACGGCTAGACGAGATCCTCATGGACAACCCGCTCTCGCCTTTCGGCACCGACCCGCTTCTCTCCGCCGGCTCGCCCGACGCCTCCAAGGACTCCAGTCACAGGAGCAGCTTCAGCTCGGACGATGGCGACGATGACCTATGA
- the LOC118392310 gene encoding transcription factor EC-like isoform X2, translating into MSRSCVVKVITLTEIQILPVCMEQVQSHLEGSKFHLHQAQSQQVKQYLTLGSRVAGGQGGHPHPTGQGGQLLGTIPVMRNSHLAPLSDGSTPSSPVTLLTLASNHDSEFPMDDVIDDLISLESGFNDRGLDCMDPSIIMQNNVLSSSMLDIYGGEPGMTTAPHGRMTPTSRPTMLTTVKREVTEHETRVMAKERQKKDNHNLIERRRRYNINYRIKELGTMIPKSNDPLSFMSLCRSDMRWNKGTILKASVEYIKWLQKEQQHARELENRQKKMEQANRRLLLRIQELEIQARAHGLPSMATALGTVELSSHLLKQQKQQQQPLAPQSLQGLQPPLYQEELNGEYLQRTSMPAMVTGVTDQGQGVVDDSTTFSDPLSHFTDFFSSTLKEEQRLDEILMDNPLSPFGTDPLLSAGSPDASKDSSHRSSFSSDDGDDDL; encoded by the exons ATGAGTCGATCCTGTGTGGTCAAAGTGATCACTCTGACTGAGATCCAGATACTGCCG GTCTGTATGGAACAGGTCCAGAGCCACCTGGAGGGCTCTAAGTTCCACCTACACCAGGCTCAGAGTCAGCAGGTCAAGCAGTACCTGACGCTGGGTTCCAGGGTGGCTGGGGGACAGGGGGGCCACCCTCACCCCACTGGGCAGGGAGGGCAGCTCCTGGGCaccattccagtgatgaggaacagCCACCTGGCCCCCCTCAGCGATGGCAGCACCCCCAGCAGCCCTGTTACACTGCTGACCTTGGCATCGAACCATGACAGTGAG TTTCCAATGGATGACGTCATTGATGACTTGATTAGCCTGGAGTCTGGGTTCAATGACAGGGGCTTGGATTGTATGGATCCCAGCATCATAATGCAAAACAAC gTGCTCAGCAGCAGCATGCTGGACATCTATGGGGGTGAACCAGGTATGACTACAGCCCCTCATGGCCGAATGACACCCACCTCACGCCCCACTATGCTCACTACTGTAAAAAGGGAAGTGACAG AACATGAAACGAGAGTGATGGCCAAAGAACGACAGAAGAAAGACAACCACAACTTGA ttgaaAGAAGAAGAAGGTACAACATCAACTACAGAATCAAAGAACTTGGAACAATGATACCAAAGTCGAATGACCC GTTATCTTTTATGTCCCTCTGCCGTAGTGATATGCGCTGGAACAAAGGCACCATTCTCAAGGCGTCGGTGGAGTACATCAAGTGGCTGCAGAAGGAGCAGCAGCACGCCAGAGAGCTGGAGAACAGGCAGAAGAAGATGGAGCAGGCCAACCGGAGGCTACTGCTCAGGATCCAG GAGTTGGAGATCCAGGCCCGTGCTCATGGCCTCCCCAGCATGGCCACTGCCCTGGGTACTGTAGagctctcctcccacctcctcaaacaacaaaaacaacagcagCAGCCCTTGGCTCCCCAGTCACTGCAGGGTCTCCAGCCACCCCTGTACCAGGAAGAACTGAACGGGGAGTACCTCCAGAGGACCTCCATGCCAGCCATGGTCACCGGGGTTACAGACCAGGGTCAGGGGGTGGTTGATGACTCCACCACTTTCTCCGACCCGCTGTCTCACTTCACAGACTTCTTCAGCTCCACGCTCAAAGAGGAGCAACGGCTAGACGAGATCCTCATGGACAACCCGCTCTCGCCTTTCGGCACCGACCCGCTTCTCTCCGCCGGCTCGCCCGACGCCTCCAAGGACTCCAGTCACAGGAGCAGCTTCAGCTCGGACGATGGCGACGATGACCTATGA
- the LOC118392310 gene encoding transcription factor EC-like isoform X9, with protein MRNSHLAPLSDGSTPSSPVTLLTLASNHDSEFPMDDVIDDLISLESGFNDRGLDCMDPSIIMQNNVLSSSMLDIYGGEPGMTTAPHGRMTPTSRPTMLTTVKREVTEHETRVMAKERQKKDNHNLIERRRRYNINYRIKELGTMIPKSNDPLSFMSLCRSDMRWNKGTILKASVEYIKWLQKEQQHARELENRQKKMEQANRRLLLRIQELEIQARAHGLPSMATALGTVELSSHLLKQQKQQQQPLAPQSLQGLQPPLYQEELNGEYLQRTSMPAMVTGVTDQGQGVVDDSTTFSDPLSHFTDFFSSTLKEEQRLDEILMDNPLSPFGTDPLLSAGSPDASKDSSHRSSFSSDDGDDDL; from the exons atgaggaacagCCACCTGGCCCCCCTCAGCGATGGCAGCACCCCCAGCAGCCCTGTTACACTGCTGACCTTGGCATCGAACCATGACAGTGAG TTTCCAATGGATGACGTCATTGATGACTTGATTAGCCTGGAGTCTGGGTTCAATGACAGGGGCTTGGATTGTATGGATCCCAGCATCATAATGCAAAACAAC gTGCTCAGCAGCAGCATGCTGGACATCTATGGGGGTGAACCAGGTATGACTACAGCCCCTCATGGCCGAATGACACCCACCTCACGCCCCACTATGCTCACTACTGTAAAAAGGGAAGTGACAG AACATGAAACGAGAGTGATGGCCAAAGAACGACAGAAGAAAGACAACCACAACTTGA ttgaaAGAAGAAGAAGGTACAACATCAACTACAGAATCAAAGAACTTGGAACAATGATACCAAAGTCGAATGACCC GTTATCTTTTATGTCCCTCTGCCGTAGTGATATGCGCTGGAACAAAGGCACCATTCTCAAGGCGTCGGTGGAGTACATCAAGTGGCTGCAGAAGGAGCAGCAGCACGCCAGAGAGCTGGAGAACAGGCAGAAGAAGATGGAGCAGGCCAACCGGAGGCTACTGCTCAGGATCCAG GAGTTGGAGATCCAGGCCCGTGCTCATGGCCTCCCCAGCATGGCCACTGCCCTGGGTACTGTAGagctctcctcccacctcctcaaacaacaaaaacaacagcagCAGCCCTTGGCTCCCCAGTCACTGCAGGGTCTCCAGCCACCCCTGTACCAGGAAGAACTGAACGGGGAGTACCTCCAGAGGACCTCCATGCCAGCCATGGTCACCGGGGTTACAGACCAGGGTCAGGGGGTGGTTGATGACTCCACCACTTTCTCCGACCCGCTGTCTCACTTCACAGACTTCTTCAGCTCCACGCTCAAAGAGGAGCAACGGCTAGACGAGATCCTCATGGACAACCCGCTCTCGCCTTTCGGCACCGACCCGCTTCTCTCCGCCGGCTCGCCCGACGCCTCCAAGGACTCCAGTCACAGGAGCAGCTTCAGCTCGGACGATGGCGACGATGACCTATGA
- the LOC118392310 gene encoding transcription factor EC-like isoform X10, giving the protein MRMPHLSDCSYYKMRDGARVSNVQSHLEGSKFHLHQAQSQQVKQYLTLGSRVAGGQGGHPHPTGQGGQLLGTIPVMRNSHLAPLSDGSTPSSPVTLLTLASNHDSEFPMDDVIDDLISLESGFNDRGLDCMDPSIIMQNNVLSSSMLDIYGGEPEHETRVMAKERQKKDNHNLIERRRRYNINYRIKELGTMIPKSNDPDMRWNKGTILKASVEYIKWLQKEQQHARELENRQKKMEQANRRLLLRIQELEIQARAHGLPSMATALGTVELSSHLLKQQKQQQQPLAPQSLQGLQPPLYQEELNGEYLQRTSMPAMVTGVTDQGQGVVDDSTTFSDPLSHFTDFFSSTLKEEQRLDEILMDNPLSPFGTDPLLSAGSPDASKDSSHRSSFSSDDGDDDL; this is encoded by the exons ATGAGAATGCCACACTTAAGTGACTGTAGTTACTACAAGATGCGAGACGGAGCCCGAGTTTCCAAT GTCCAGAGCCACCTGGAGGGCTCTAAGTTCCACCTACACCAGGCTCAGAGTCAGCAGGTCAAGCAGTACCTGACGCTGGGTTCCAGGGTGGCTGGGGGACAGGGGGGCCACCCTCACCCCACTGGGCAGGGAGGGCAGCTCCTGGGCaccattccagtgatgaggaacagCCACCTGGCCCCCCTCAGCGATGGCAGCACCCCCAGCAGCCCTGTTACACTGCTGACCTTGGCATCGAACCATGACAGTGAG TTTCCAATGGATGACGTCATTGATGACTTGATTAGCCTGGAGTCTGGGTTCAATGACAGGGGCTTGGATTGTATGGATCCCAGCATCATAATGCAAAACAAC gTGCTCAGCAGCAGCATGCTGGACATCTATGGGGGTGAACCAG AACATGAAACGAGAGTGATGGCCAAAGAACGACAGAAGAAAGACAACCACAACTTGA ttgaaAGAAGAAGAAGGTACAACATCAACTACAGAATCAAAGAACTTGGAACAATGATACCAAAGTCGAATGACCC TGATATGCGCTGGAACAAAGGCACCATTCTCAAGGCGTCGGTGGAGTACATCAAGTGGCTGCAGAAGGAGCAGCAGCACGCCAGAGAGCTGGAGAACAGGCAGAAGAAGATGGAGCAGGCCAACCGGAGGCTACTGCTCAGGATCCAG GAGTTGGAGATCCAGGCCCGTGCTCATGGCCTCCCCAGCATGGCCACTGCCCTGGGTACTGTAGagctctcctcccacctcctcaaacaacaaaaacaacagcagCAGCCCTTGGCTCCCCAGTCACTGCAGGGTCTCCAGCCACCCCTGTACCAGGAAGAACTGAACGGGGAGTACCTCCAGAGGACCTCCATGCCAGCCATGGTCACCGGGGTTACAGACCAGGGTCAGGGGGTGGTTGATGACTCCACCACTTTCTCCGACCCGCTGTCTCACTTCACAGACTTCTTCAGCTCCACGCTCAAAGAGGAGCAACGGCTAGACGAGATCCTCATGGACAACCCGCTCTCGCCTTTCGGCACCGACCCGCTTCTCTCCGCCGGCTCGCCCGACGCCTCCAAGGACTCCAGTCACAGGAGCAGCTTCAGCTCGGACGATGGCGACGATGACCTATGA